In Brassica napus cultivar Da-Ae unplaced genomic scaffold, Da-Ae ScsIHWf_790;HRSCAF=1133, whole genome shotgun sequence, one genomic interval encodes:
- the BNAA05G35570D gene encoding uncharacterized protein BNAA05G35570D, with protein MEDSRRGSSSTPQSRRIMVIADPTRESAAALQYALSHAVLEQDELILVHVENNGGSWKNAFSSFLRLPSSSSSSNTSGSSPGAANFNPSTANSASSLASEIGQGEGNFLEQMRRICEVAQPKVPVHTECITMEGIKAAAILLHGEKLGVDVIIIGQRRTISSSLLGSRRPGGSLRGSKGVDTAEYLIENSKCTCVGVQKKGQNGGYVLNTKTHKNFWLLA; from the exons ATGGAAGACAGTCGCAGAGGATCATCTTCAACACCACAATCTCGAAGAATCATGGTGATTGCCGACCCAACCCGTGAATCCGCAGCTGCTCTTCAATACGCTCTTTCACATGCCGTGCTTGAGCAAGATGAGCTTATCCTCGTCCATGTTGAAAACAATGGTGGCTCATGGAAAAATGCTTTCTCCAGTTTTTTGAGATTACCAAGCTCCAGCTCCTCCTCAAACACCAGCGGGTCCTCACCAGGAGCTGCTAATTTTAATCCTAGCACAGCAAACTCGGCTTCATCTTTGGCCTCAGAAATTGGTCAGGGAGAAGGAAATTTTCTTGAACAGATGAGACGTATATGTGAAGTCGCTCAGCCAAAGGTGCCTGTGCACACCGAGTGTATAACCATGGAAGGCATCAAAGCTGCAGCTATTCTTCTTCACGGAGAGAAACTTGGGGTTGATGTTATAATCATTGGTCAGCGGAGGACAATCTCATCCTCCCTTCTAGG ATCTAGGCGACCTGGAGGGTCTCTAAGAGGGTCAAAAGGAGTAGACACAGCGGAATATCTAATCGAGAATAGCAAATGCACATGTGTTGGTGTGCAGAAGAAAGGTCAAAATGGAGGGTATGTTCTAAACACCAAGACCCACAAGAACTTTTGGCTCTTGGCGTGA